The following are from one region of the Vanessa cardui chromosome 3, ilVanCard2.1, whole genome shotgun sequence genome:
- the LOC124543906 gene encoding uncharacterized protein LOC124543906 produces MRSVKMFSKWAILVTCVIISSCDSFYVETVKKCSVKDEKCFIESVSKVLKDISETGIEEIGVPALDPMHLQNISVEILGLLNLTLEDGQLKGVKDCVINKYLNDFEKGEANLEVTCDLTLKGKFKVSDPSPFLQNLLGNDPISIDGNVKIILEKLRMNLQFFYDLIKQDDGEIYFKCHKDDFNYKYDVGSAKLVAHKILLGGQDSSELVMNIFNQNGKFIMETFGKSIFDVGMPIFYDILHRFIDSIPVKTYYTDDFSAYVKN; encoded by the exons ATGAGAAGTGTAAAAATGTTTTCGAAATGGGCTATACTAGTCACCTGTGTCATTATAAGCTCTTGCGATTCATTTTATg tgGAGACAGTAAAAAAATGTAGCGTCAAGGATGAAAAATGCTTTATAGAAAGTGTATCTAAAGTCTTAAAGGATATTAGTGAAACTGGCATTGAAGAAATCGGTGTACCTGCTCTAGATCCTATGCATCTGCAAAACATATCAGTTGAAATATTGGGCTTGTTAAATTTGACTTTGGAAGACGGACAGTTGAAAGGTGTCAAAGACTGCGTGATTAACAAGTACCT aAATGACTTTGAAAAAGGTGAAGCAAATTTGGAAGTAACGTGTGACCTCACGCTTAAGGGAAAGTTCAAGGTGTCGGACCCAAGTCCATTCCTCCAGAACTTACTTGGAAATGATCCGATTAGTATCGatggaaatgtaaaaataatactag AAAAACTTCGTATGAATTTGCAATTTTTCTACGACTTAATCAAGCAGGATGATGgagaaatatactttaaatgtcATAAGGACGACTTCAACTACAAATATGATGTTGGTAGCGCTAAATTGGTAGCTCACAAAATACTTTTGGGAGGCCAAGACAGCA GTGAACTCGTCATGAACATTTTCAATCAAAATGGAAAATTCATTATGGAAACCTTCGGAAAGAGTATTTTCGACGTCGGTATGCCGATTTTCTATGATATTCTACACCGTTTCATCGATTCAATCCCAGTGAAAACCTATTACACCGATGACTTTTCGGCATACGTGAAAAATTAG